The genomic stretch GAAACAACCACCACCAAGAGGAAGCGTTTGAACTCCTCTGCCGGAACCCTAACTTTCGAAGATTCCGTTCACGCGACGCAACTCCCAACTCTTCCATTCGAGATTATGATAGAAATTCTCTCTAGGCTTCCAGTGAAGTTCCTCATGCAACTCCGATCCGTCTGTAAGTCCTGGAAATCTCTCATCTCCGATCCCAAATTCGCCAAGAAACACCTCCGCGTGTCAATAACGCGCCACCATCTCCTCTTAACCTTCCCCAGCCGCTCTAGCGAGATCTTCGTTACGGCTTATCTTCTCTCCTCCGTCTTCACCGAAGTGACCGCCACCACCACGCAGCTAGAGTATCCTCTGAACAATGGAAACCGTATTGCTCAAATTGTTGACTCTTGCCACGGCATCCTCTGTTTCTCAATCGATCAACGTTTAGTTCTATTGTGGAACCCTTCtatcagaaaatttatgaatttgCCAGATAATCCAAAACAAAGGGATAGTTACACAATATATGGATTTGGCTATACTCATTTAAGTGACAGTTACAAGGTGGTTGCTGTTTCGAACTACTGTGAATCTGATGACACTTACAAAACTGAAGTGAAGGTTCTTACTTTGGGTACCAGTGCTTGGAGAAGGATTCAGGATTTTCGTTCAGGTGTCCATTTCTATGACTCAGGAAAATTCGTAAGTGGAACTGTTAATTGGTTGACAGGTAGGATTTCGTCCTCTTCACGGGTCATTGTTTCTCTTGATTTGGAGAAGGAATCTTATCAAGAGTTTTTGCAGCCTGATTATGGAGGGGTGATGACCGTGGTTACTATATCATTAGGGGTCTTGAGGGATTGTTTGTGCATACTTTCTTTTAGTGATACTTTCTCAGATGTTTGGCTCATGCAGGAGTATGGAAATAAAGATTCCTGGACTAAATTAATCCGTGTTCCTAACATGGGAGATGTTGGGTCTCGTCCTTACGCCAAGACACTTTATGTTTCCGAGGATGATAAGGTACTGCTGAAGTATAAGTACAGCTTGGTTGTATACAATGCTAGAGATGATACTTTTAAAACTCTTGAAGTTCAAGACAACAATGATTGGATGATTCCTGCAATCTACCAAGAGAGTTTGATATCACCTTGTATGTAGTAATGTAGATGCTATGTTATGCCACTTGTGTATGACGTTTAAGAAGAATCCATCTACTGGATTTTTCAACTCCCTGACTGCAACTTGTATGTTAATTTCTGTTTGTGTTATATATCTTATGTTTTCTAGTCACTTCATGGATTATTGTTCATTATTAGTTGAAGAATTATGTTGCTTGCTTGAGGAACTGCGTGTTATGATTAGTATGTTAATGTTTGATAGTTAAGAGTTTTTTGTTGATACTTCAATTGTGCATTTCATTAGAGTTTTATTCGTCTATAGTTAGAGTTTCTTTGTGTCCACTTCTTGAACTTGAAATTAGCAATAGTTGGTTTTTTTGACTTGAATTTGTTGAGGTTAAACTTAAACATATATAGATTTTGTTTTTCTTGTTGCATTTGTTATAGGTTTTATCTCAACATATAAGTGCACCTGTATGCAATATGTTGATTGGATGGGGCTCCTGTCCCCATAAATGTTATTGCTAAAGTGTCAAAGTGTAAATAATCTGTAACCTGTTGCCTCATTTTATCAGAATATTGGTTGTTCAAATACATACATGTTTCTTTGGTCCTTGCTCTctatttttcctttgaattttCAACAGTCCTTGGTCTGGATATACATTAATTCTCCAtacatttttttctcaaaatatttcaatatttaatgtagaaattctataaatatatttcattactTACAAATGAAAGATTACATGAGGATAAATCCTATACACTAAAGGGCTTATGAGTCCATATTTAGAACTCTAACACACCCTTCAAGCTTATATATAGATTATATGCATTGataaaattgttaaaaaaacCGTGAACAGAACTGAACCACCAAACCGAATTGAAGTTAAAATAACCGAAACATTATGTTTGGTTAGGGAATCAAACTATATTGCACAAACAGTTCTAGAACCGAACATTCAAATAAATTGAACCGAAACTGAAGTAAAAATtacttaaaacaagttttaaatttaaaaaagaaacaatTGAAAAATAGTTTAATTGTTCAATTCTTTAATAAATGGTTTGGTTTGAAAAAATTATCTTCAAACTATTCGGAATTTCAAATCGGTATACCAAACCAATAATTGTGGTTTGGTTCAGTCCTGAGTAGATTGAAACGGTTTGGTTCAAGTGAACTTTTTATTATGGATTGGTTTGGTTCAATTTAGTTTTCTCACTTAATAGTAATGTGAGCAACCCTGCACATGCACATTGAGACATATAAATTATATGCATCGAGTTTGTACAAACAAACATATAAATTATATGCATCTGAGTAGTTACAAATAAACTCAATCTAACTGTGGTGCAGCTGTTTCTCAAAGGAAGTGTGTGTTGGACATTCTCAAGAAACTGTCATGTCACATTGTAAAACTATTGACCATCATATGGATTCTATTGGTGTAGTTGCTTCTGAAAGGACATGTATTAGACATTATCGATAAAACTGGCATGTTACATTGTAAAACAGTCGAGTCTCCTATAGATCTAAAAAGGTACCAAAGACTTGTTGGTGAGCTAAATTAACTTACTATCATCTATTCAGATTCAGACATTTCGTCTGTTGTTTCAATGATGAGTCAATTCATTCATTCTCCTTCAGATTGACTGATGGGGACTTGGGTATTATGGGATGCCTAAGTCCTACATGGAGTAGTATAAAATGTTTGGTTGAGTATTTAAGTTGAGCATGAAGCTTATGTCTAGTTTCACCAATATGGTACAATATAATGTTCTGTGTTGAATTGTTGATAGTGTGGTAGCAGAAAACTATATCGTAGACTCTGCATTTCAGTTAGGCTTGCTAAGAAAGTCTTATAATCTGCAGCTACACGAGATCATGACAACggtaaaaaaaatgcaatatggATTTGGCATCTCATCCAAAGTGAGGGTGAGGGTCTCAGAGAAGCCTGGTTGTATCCACACCAGTGTAGTCTAATTTGATTTCAATACCTCCCCTTGCATCAAAGGGAATCTTGCTACTACTCTGCCTAGGGAATATTTCCGTGGAGGCATGGCATCAAGGGAAGTGCTGCAGATAAGAGGAAAACAAAGTGAGCGACCTCATCAGTGGAGAAGAGATGAAGAGGTAACAACATCTAAGCAATTTTTGCTAGAGATTTATTGGTGGAGCAGGTCCTGGATCACCAAGAAAGTTGTCCACCAGGTAAAGCACCTTTTACTATGAGAGCTTATCTTCCACACCAATTTAGGCACTAATTAGGGAATAGAGGAGACATGGATTTTGAAAATACGTACTACATAAGCATATATCCATCTCATGATAGGAGAGGTTAGGATATACCATGGATAAAAGTTTCCAAATTTTTCCTTGTCGTTTCCTGTATATTTTTTAGTGTCACCCACAAAATTTAAAACTTGTGTTATCTTATCCAGAGAGGGAAAGATAGAGAAGTTGTGAATCAAGAAAAACAGTTTAACTATGCAAAGCAGTTTAACTATTACAACACCGTCAGAATAAAACAATCCAGTTCTATACTGTACGATAACTACTTGCATGGTAGATAATCGGGTCTAATCTGATAGTACAAAGACCATTCGAATATGGTATAAATACCACTCGTAGTATTTAGCATATCTACTAGTCgtaataatttctcaaaccaagagaaattctaataattctccaaagagaattcaataatggtcatttgatcattcaaaataatttctcaaacaaagagaaattcaaataattatctAAAGAGAATCTAAGAATATTTTCAGCTATGCAGAGCAAATTTCTCAGGTTCGTCGTAGTCTCGTAGATGTACAATGTTTTTTTCTTCCCTATCTGCTTTGTCATTTTTGCTTAAAAGTGCATAAACTTCATATTCTCAACTCATTTTAGAACTGCcattaaaaaaaactcattttaGAACGGATGAAtattatgaaaagaaaaaatggtATGAAATTTGTCTACGTTGAGTGCATATATTGAACTGGTTGATTTCATCAACAACGCCGAGCTTGAGAAAAATTACTTTCAATGTTACAAAACTCAATTTCCAATGACATAGTAGGCCATTCATCACAAACTGACATTTTGGTGctaatttctttttgcattcattatCATCATGAATGAACACTTCATAGTTTATCTTCTGATATTGGAACATAAAATACTGCAGGCTATGATAGCTAGAGGTTTTAAAGGGGACGTTGAAACTCACAAAATTTATTTCTTGTCTGAATCATCTTTTGGTATGGGAGATGTTGTAAGTTTGTTGTGCTTATCAGTTGTCATTGGAGCTGCTCTCCTGTCTGATTATTACCTTGTCTAATGACAGAGATTCACCACTTTTGGCACTGGTAAGAACAATTTTGAGTtgatacgtgtatgttttgtatataaATCCTGTCATTGGAGCTGCTTCTATACATTATTGAGTAACCGAATGGTATTGTATGCAGGTTCTTGACATGGTTTGTGATGAAAAAGCTACTTGAAAACTTTCTTCAAGAAGTCTCTCAATGGATTGCTTCAAAGTTGAAACCAAATGTTTGGATTAATTGCTTTCAGAAGTCATACATGTCATTGTATATCCACATAGTTGTCTTATATTATACAATATATAGGAAGCGCTGTGTGGGTAACAACCGGTTCCTTTCGATATCGTAGAAAGTTCAGCACAGGCATCCACATCCTTTTGATCAGGCATTACCTAGAGGATGAGGAGGAGATCGTATTCATCTTAGTGATGAGCAGGGATAAATGATATTGATGCTTGGAAATGTTGCTACTGTCATAGTGGGTTTTGAACTTTGTAACTTTGCAAATAGTAGACCTGAAAGCCATTTTGAGTTAATAAATACATGAATTATTGTTCAAGACTTCAAGTTGATGGCTTGTACAAATCAATATTATATGTTATTTGTATAAATTTAAATGCATACATTTGTAACCACAAATCAATATTATATGTTATTTGTATAAATTTAGATGCATACATTTGTAGCTGATTCTGTTATAAGAAACAATAATTAAGAATGAACAAGAATTTGAAAACTTGAAATCTTAAAATCAGTTTCATTAGATATTAGATAATAAAACTTGATATTTATAAATctgatattttaaattataaaataaaaatcaatatttatatttaataaaatcatcaAATCTCGATCCAATTGTGTCATTAATTAATGCTAATGTAATACAAACCACTTgtgaagaagataaaaaagagAGTAGCAATCATAGAAACATATGTCACAAGTCCTTTTAGTTCTAAAGATATTATTCTCCACATTATGAAAAAGTTCAAAACATGGAAGATTCTAGTGTGAGAAACTAGGTGGTAATTGCCATGTGAAATATCAGGGAAACTAGTATTGTACTAGTATTTAATTACTCCCTCTCCCTCTCTGGTCTTATtttagacaatttctttatccatCCCCTACTTTTTTAAGAGTCAGCGGACGAAATTTCAAATAAACTcctatatttcggaagtgcatctccgaatgtatatttttcttgaaaaaaaggaTGATTTTGGATGTGCActtctgaaaatataatatttttaagaaaagacggtgttttcggaaatgcatctccgaaatcatct from Vicia villosa cultivar HV-30 ecotype Madison, WI linkage group LG4, Vvil1.0, whole genome shotgun sequence encodes the following:
- the LOC131595490 gene encoding F-box/kelch-repeat protein At3g23880-like — its product is MALSREVDDGNDAVSSDPLTEETTTTKRKRLNSSAGTLTFEDSVHATQLPTLPFEIMIEILSRLPVKFLMQLRSVCKSWKSLISDPKFAKKHLRVSITRHHLLLTFPSRSSEIFVTAYLLSSVFTEVTATTTQLEYPLNNGNRIAQIVDSCHGILCFSIDQRLVLLWNPSIRKFMNLPDNPKQRDSYTIYGFGYTHLSDSYKVVAVSNYCESDDTYKTEVKVLTLGTSAWRRIQDFRSGVHFYDSGKFVSGTVNWLTGRISSSSRVIVSLDLEKESYQEFLQPDYGGVMTVVTISLGVLRDCLCILSFSDTFSDVWLMQEYGNKDSWTKLIRVPNMGDVGSRPYAKTLYVSEDDKVLLKYKYSLVVYNARDDTFKTLEVQDNNDWMIPAIYQESLISPCM